GCCATGGCAATGTTCGGCCGTGAAAAAACAGGTCTTTTGTTACGCAAACAAGTGTAAAGAAAGGGAATATTGATTTTTGCGATGGTTTGACGATGAACGTGTTACCGTTTCGTTATCTATCGGTTAAATTAGATTCTAACTGCTTGGTTATCGGTGTTATTGCCACGTATCGAAGCTTTTTGTTTGTTATTAATGTAAACGTTTGACAGCTGTATAGTTACTTAATAGTTACTTAAACAACTAGTCGTCAGTTATTCGTAGCTCGTAGCACGAGACACGActcacaaaattatttaaaatatttcttagatAAAGAGAGTGGGAAAGTGCAATCGTAATTTCAGGTATctattttttcaatttaattcttatcctttaatatattattttcaaatctctttttaaataattcagtTTCGTTCGATAATAGTGATAAAGTTCGTAAGAGTTACAAAGTATTAATAATATCTTGTATTTTAATAACTAGAATAGAATTACCATTATGATGTTTAATAGGTAAAACGCGTCTTTActtaaattctatttctttagttGTATCCATATGAACAtacatttgcataaaaatttgaTGATGCGCTGGTCTCGATTTATTTCGCTTGGATCTTGATTTATAACAATAAGCCTATGTTTGAagatttaaaaagttgttactTATCTTTGCATAAAGAAGTTCCCGACTACAATAAAGAAGAGTTCTTTGATAAGACCGGAAGCTCGATTTGCACGTAGAATGAAGTCAGTGTTACGTAACAGCCGCGTTGTGATGCGATGATAGAGAAAAGAATGCACGAAGAATTTCTTATCGGCTGTTTGCATCGTTGATTATCGTTGCGCATTAATTATAATTGTATCATATGCGATCTTGCAAATTGCCATCTTTTTCTCGTTACTTTATGTACAACATGGTGGCGTTATTTGTACATGATTTTTCTAGCCAGATGGCAAAACTTGATATCTACGTAGATATTTTAAAGTTTGTTTATCTGGTAGAAATCATGATGTTTTTAATACTAAAATATCAGTTATTTTTCGGTAAAAACTGCCACCGAAAAGAATAATTTAATACTATTCCCGAAACACGCAGAGATATTTGTATCTTTGTAAAAATCAATCCACTGAATATTTAATagcgaaaataatttttattaattcgttTTTTCGAACTCTATGAAACTGATTTGTCCAAATTTCTAGTCGTCACTGTCCATCAATTTCCAGatttaattcatttttatgtagAGACTACGTACAAACTAGTTCAAACATCATTAACACTAACTTTCTCTGCCCAAAGAGCGATAATAGATAGATCGTGGAGAATATTCTCGACCATCCACGTAGTCAATGCTTCGCGTGGGGGAAGTTGTACGATTTTGTTAAACCCTGAGATGTCCAACAAGAGTGTAGACAGTAATGCTTTAAAAAAGAGTAATTTGAAAAGACGTTCAATtaaattacattatatttacgattttataaatttgctcCAATCACAAAAAGATCCTGGTACTTATGTGTCCCTTATTTTATACGATTAAATTATGCTCTAATATTATCAACCTCTTCTCTAATGatatttccatatatatatatatatatatatatatatatacacgctaacattgaaatattgaaatgtcattatattaaatatgaaaCACTGAAAGtatgtatttaataattcataGTCTTGTAATTTGGAATTAAAGTCAGTGTTGAAATTGAACTTCTTAATAAAGAAAGGTTTAATATACGTAATAGACTATATGTCGCAGAATGAcattataaaataagaaaaatgtattgtataaatataatagagGCAAAGGTTTATCAACCGATTCGTTGATATACCTTACTACCAGCATATATCTATTGACgcaaaattaaattgtttataaTTCGTGCAACAAGCCTCAAATAATGATTTTGAAAACTAGGTGAGTTTTTTTTATGGGATTGATGCCTAAACTTACATCTTCTAAACGCTTATTATccaattttcattaacattttaTAATGCATGAAAGAAATATGATATAAAGGCATTCTAATATAaatgaattttctattataagatagaatataatatatacttataataCATTTACAATACTTGGTTTTTACGCCTTTGATTCCTGCATTGAAGACGTAATAATATATCTGCAAGATTACCAACTGCGTACGAATATTTTATCATCCATCATCAAATGCGCGGACGAAGCACCGATGATAATCACCAAATAAATCACGCGTTTAAATTCACGACTTTCATCAGAGATAGATTTCCAAGATTCATATTCCATATCCATATCTTCTATTCCCGATCCCACATATGTACCTAGTTATTGCAGTTACACCTTTTACTTCCGGTTCTTCCTACATATTCTTATCGACTAACGAaccatattttctttttttttttttttttttcataggtCAATAATATGTATAGGAACTATAACGAAGACCTTGACATATTCGGTGGCATATTGCTCGCTCTTACACGCGCGAACGCTTAAATAGTGCAAACGACGAATTATCGACCACATCGCAGCTGTATCTGTATAACTTACGTGTATGTGGCACAGGCAGACGACTTTCCAACAAAGAGCTCTAACGTCGAAGTGAAAACTCTCGTCACGGTCGGGGGCCAATCATCGGCCAAACCGCCACTGCTGGATGTTAATCAATAAGAATCTTTCCCGCGGTTGGTTCGCCCGATACCACGGAATATGGATCCCCTCGAGTCGAGAACTATAATTTCCTAATCTTTTTTGAGTCACGATTCGCTTTTCTAATAGCCAAATATTCTATGATATCTCTTTTAACACGACTAATAATCATAGTGATTTAAATCAAGGTTTTGAGTAGTTGGATTTAATCACTATAAAACTATCATCCCCGTTCACTTAGATTATTACTTTCATTCTCTGTTGCGATATGTTTTCATGATTTGAAAAAATGCAGTAAATTTTTTATGATAATAGATGGAGGAAATTATATATTGGAAGAATTTGCAGCAGTAAGAAGGCAAATTGCAACGTTTAAATTGtgtttatttaaaaaacgaGGAAAGGTATAGGTTTCATATTCAGAAGTTTTATATACAACAGTTCTATTCTGTTATTCTTAAGCAGGTATAATATGTTGCGTTACGTTCCTTGAGTTATCAAAGATTAGAACTACATCATTAATAAAATATGGTAATACAGTTGTATTCAGATAAATTCCAAAAACCTTTAGCTAAAAATAAGCATAGCGACTCCTCAGAAAATATCCTGTTCCAGTTAATGGCTAGAACCTATCACGTgttttaaacaaatattttgttTGTCTGCACTATCTTGAACAGttgttatcgatcctattttatTGATTCTAGTAACTAATAgataatatatgtaaattcatatttttagaaatattgaTGAAAAAGTGAAATTTATGTGAGAAGTGTCTTACATTCTAAATATTGTAATAAGTATTTCatgtatttcaaattatttatttttatctattcTCATGTGTTTATACTTGGTATAAACGCATAAAGATCCACGATCTAGTAATTAGGGGCATCGGTAACGTTGTAATAGGGCACGGAAAGACGATTGTGTTCTGATAGGATTTGTTCGAATTAAGGAGAGCATGGAAGATTTAAAGACGTTTGATTGGATCAGGGAATCGGATGAATTGATTTATGATTAAAGAGGTCGTTAATAAGGAATGATCAATGGAATGGAAAttataatagaataaaaaaaatctaaGGAAAGTAGCATGTTTTAGATGTTTGAATAAAATCGTAAGATTTAAATAGAGACACGAGTGTTGACAGGATCGTAGTACAGTACTACAAATATCATTAAGATAAACTAAAGCACACTTGAACCAAGGTGTTGTGTTAATTAGTTTAAACAGACCCATATGTTCTTCTCTTTCAAAACCGATTCATTTGTTTCTCGTTTCTGTTGCAGAAATCAGAAGGACAAGTATATCTCGCAGAATGGACATGTGCGGGGTCTACTTGTCTCAGCTGCGAGCGATGCTCGTGAGGAATATCCTGTTGAAGAAGCGCGAAAAGCGGAAGACTACAGCGGTACGTTAATTATAAAGCAATTAACGCTTAGAAAATTGATTTAACAAGGTTTAACATCCTTTATGATGAGCGATCCTTGAAACTGAACAAAATATGTACAATACAATGTTTCTTCCCTCTTATATAGTGGgtcatgaaaatatttgaaaaatacttgataagattttttaaatatattatgtatactaCACAAAAGATCTTGCATAATGTATGAATCATGATCACATTGGTAATATTTGAAACAAATATTATTACGGGATATTTATTGTAAACTAGCCATTGATACTATACAACTTGAAAGATCTTTTCATATGATCAACAGTTTCTAAGTAATTCAAGTAGTGGAGTTAGATGACTTACCCTGTATATTTCCACATTGGTTTGAAATTCTATCATTGTAATCATGATATCATGATCATGTAATCGTGATGTCTCGTTACTCTGCTAATGAAATTGAAAAGTCTTGTGTAACGCACATATTATACTTATAAAAATACTAATACAAATACTTTCATGAATTACTGTATATTTGCTAGAGTATTTGATTGTGAATCATTTATGCTATTGCTTTATTTTTCAAGTTTTATTTATCAAATTCTTTATGGAACTTTCATTAAGATCGCTATGGAATCAATCTTatcaaaatttatatacataatataattttctctATAGACTTAATTGTATCgcaatttataatatgcaatgtGAATTGCCATTAATTTATGGCGAATATTCAGTCAAATATCTCAGGATAGAAACGACAAAACCGCAAATCATTCATTGAAATTGCTATTTTTGTGTAATTAAATATCGTTGTGCAGCTGTTTGACCTCATTTTAAAGTTTCTATGGAACCCTTCAAGTTTGCATTGAACGTGTCGACATACATTGCGTTAACTATGCGCTAATATTTCACTGATTATCGAAGGACGGGCAACCTGACTCGAACAATCATGCAAAAGGAATACACGATCGCGGTTTCATAGGATTTTTATGCGATCGTCTTAACTATTTTATGGCACAAGGCGTCTTAATCGAATAGTGGTTCGCGTTGGGAGGCCAGGGCTAAGTATAGATACGAATACTTATTTTATGTATAAATCGATTTTCTCTACCTCTAACAAGCTATATTTAGGTTTGCCTTTCCTCTCTTGTCTTCGATCTGCCCTTTATCTTAATAAGTCAACACAGAAGTTTTGACGAATAGCGTAATACACGACCATACCCGAAAGAGGACGTTCTATTAATACGGAACTCGCAGAAGAAAAGATCAAATATCacgataattaaataaaatgaaacttATTAAGAATTTCAACTTCAACCCTTTAATACAGACCACCTGAACCGTTTATAAAACTTCATACGTGCATTTCTTCTAACCAAAATTCTAATTTTCTCGAAGAAACCTTCAAACGTTTCAATTAAAAATGGACTATATAATATAGTAGAAACTTCCATAAATACCCCAGAATTTTTTCAGATTGTTCGAAAGTCTAGAACAGATAAAAAGAACTTGGCGTGAACAGTTTGCCCAACAGATTGcccaaaatatgaaaatatgctTGTTATGCATGGAGAACTAACATAAAAATCAACATAACATTTGTAGACTGGACATAAATTCAAATTGATAATTTCAACATTTGAAATGATCATTTATTTGCCATCCAAACAATTTTTGGAAACAGTACCTGGGGAAGCTAATTAAAAAACGAAGAAGATTTGTACGTGAACGGATCGGCGGATTCGATGAATAGCATTGCTAGGGGATAAATCGAATATGCGATAGAAGAAGAACCAGAAGACGGAGGGAGGTagaaggaaaagagaggaaatgTTGGATGCCAGTAAAGCTGCAATCCGAATTCACTGGCCACAATCGAGAGAAAGATGCGCGGATAGTTTCCATGGACGGCGACGAAGTGACTGCGTCCCGTGGACGTCCACGTTTGCCAACGGGGGAGGGCGTATTGCCAATTCGTTTCATTTAGTGTTTTTGCGTTAACTTTGTGCCAACTAAGCCAAGGGTCTCCGTGGACGCCTACAAAATAGACGAAAAGGagaaaagtataaaattttctgtttttatcgatattttttcTGAATCTTCCTCCATCGCTTTTGAACAATAGATCAGAACAAAGCGCAGTGTCCACTTCGTTTCATTGACTCACGTGACTAAGGGTAACGCTAAAATATTGAAGCATCGCATGATCTCAAGTTCTCAAAATAAACCTACTCATCCGAGTGGTTTCGTCATTTGCTTGGCCAATTGCAACAGAAAGGGGAAAGAGTATATTATTTCTACTGATTGCTTTATGCGGTGGAATAAGCTTTTTTGAGAATGTAAATGGTGGTTGGATGAAGAGGATATTGTTTGTAGAAAGGAAATATGGTATTATGATGGTAGGGGTTAGGGAGAATTTATTGCTGGGAGAACTGTGGGTGGTAGAGATATTGGATTATAGGAGAATTTTGGAGAGTTTCGTTGCACTTTACCAGCGGATTCTTTGAGAGAGAAAGATAATTATTACTCGAATCGTACTACGAGTAAAATACATTAAACACTGAAATTCAATAGAGTTGTATTAGTCTTCTACTAccaatatttatttctttatataattatatagcaGGCTTCTATTCTATCATAGCAatacaaatatgattatgaaAGGTTTCATTTGCAAAGTGCAACAAGATCTTTCATTAAAAGAGATTCCACTAAACTTGAATATCAATTTTATCTACTTGGGAACTCCATTTAGCTATAAAGATTCCAATAACTACTACCAAATAACACCAAAAGATcataaaaattactttttctTGGAGCTCTTCTGCTTTCCTTCCTTCCCTTTAAAAATTGCTGGATCGATAACATTTATGGGCCCGTTATTCCATATGGTAGTAGAAATGGTCTCCGTGGGCTCAACAGCGGAAGGAAGTAGATGAGGACCTATGAGAAAGTAGACTTGCTCGACCCATGGAGGCAGAGACAAACCAGACACGCAAGACTGCCACAATGGTAAACCCAAATGGACCAGCATCATACGGAAATACACAGTGAAATCATTTGCCAAATGATACCATCTATTAGTGTCTTCTCGATGCAACCAGATTGTTGGTGATTCTTCTTCATGTTTCATGcggtataataaataaactttgGCCATTCCGCTCTCTGGGAAGCATCTTGCGATTTCAAACATCTTGCAACTATGGTCATTTCCTTGCAAATTAATTGAATTTGGATTTTCAAGGTCAGTCATGCTATTGGAAGTAACTTCATTATCTGGCTTATGAGTGTCAGTGTCGAGTTCTTGCTTGGTGGAATCTGTTTGATGATCTTTGGGATTGTTTGCGTAGCGCTTTAGAGAGGAAAGCGTGCCAATTTCCATACGTCCTACAGGAAATTCTTCACCTGTGTAAAGAAAGTATATCGTGGGAATAATTTgagaataataattaataaccaTGTAGTTGTTTTCATTCAATGTAGGATCTCTAatttaattgcatttttatgtATATGATCTATTATAATATCTGAAAATATCCATAGATATGAATATGTAAATACACTATTAAATAATTGCTTTCGATTGTATGACTTCGGTGATGAAAGTAATTAACATCTGTAGCCCCTCAAACTGCCTATCAATTATTTCAACCATGAATTATTAATCATTATGTATTTGATATTCATTCTGAATAATAAGGCTGAATATTTTTAATCTATCCAGAATTAATAGCTACTCATTCttttaaaacaatcgaaatcTTTATTTCtagcaagaaaaaaaaaaacaattttctGAAAAAGAAAAGTGAAAAAAGGATAATTTTCGTTGAAACAACACAGAATTATGTAAGCATAATTGTTTTGAGGAGAAATGGAGTAAATAGAAGATAAGATCCGAGAAATCATAGCTACATAGCAAGAAACTATAGAtgcaagaatatatatatatatattaaaacagTGAAAATGACAATGTCACGTAACCACTAATAATGTACAGGATCAGAAGGAATAGTTGCGAATGAAAGTCAATAAAGAGCATCATGAAAATGCGTGGATAATTTTAGGAGAGCCTTACCTGCTATCTCGAGGTTCCACTGAAGCAGGAAACCGTCGATTGCAGCGTAGAAGTTTCTAATGTTCTCCGGGAGTGTAACACAATGACGTTGCTCCCAGTTGGTAATGGCCATAGTCTCACATCCGTTTCTACGGTCGACTCGTACATTTTTTACGTATGGGAAACTCTCGAGAATCTTCACTACACCCAACGTGAGATTCTCGTAAAAGGAATCCTCCGTTACGATATCAACGAAGAACGACATCtaattatgtatatgtattttttaatttgtccACTAAGAAATTCCAagcgatgaaaaataattttaaaggaATATTATCCAATTGGATTACGTTGATATTTAATAATCTAGAGTACCGTGTTTCTTTAAATGacggaaatttttaatttccatAAAGTTCAGGATATAtctaaaattatgtaaaatatatttacgaatattcaaaaaaggTACGAGTTAAATTTTACTAAAATTGATTATCTTTTATCAGAAAGAAGAACTTTCCGAAATTCTCAATACTGTATTATTTCTTCCAGAAAGgaaacaattttaaaatttttaaaccaaaaatatttccaatgaaatgataattaattatttatggaagAATTATCAAACGTGCCTGCAATAAAGGCAATTTTAACTTAAAAAATCCGGAAATTAGAACCAATCCAATTGTTCTAGAATAACTTCTCCAATCTATTTTACTTTATTGCCATGCGCCGGTATTTCTTGTTTTcttattaaattaattgtttGGCGAACAAGAATTTGTGATATAGAAGGAAAATCCAAAATCGTTTATGAATGGCCGTAAAACTGTAAATCCAGAATAATCGTGCTGATGAATCGAACTAGCCTGGTCCGTTGTTGATCGTCATGGTGACGGAATACGAAAGCGAATCAGCATATCCACCTTTCCCGTATTCAAACGGACCGACGAGGGGTTGTATCGAACGCTTGCGCAGGTTTACGTTGCACGACAGGTGTAGGAGAAGAGGGTGCAtgtagaataattattatgcaCGCACGGAGGGAGGTACTTTCCAGAAGCTATCGTGTGTACTACCTTGCCAACCCTATTCAATCGAAATCGTCGTGTACGATTTTTAACGTATGCATTATTAACCATAGGCAGCTGTTGATGGTGACTGAGGGTTCAGTTAAAAACTTATCGATGTCTAGTATTAAAAATGTTTATCTATTTCTTTCATATTATTTTCTGAAAActcatattatttcttttccttcttttttcgtgTAGCTAATTTTTCTCCTTTGCAGTCCTTGTAGTCCCTTTTACATTGGACAACTCATCATCATAAATCATTTGATACAGTTTCCCTGAACACGTTTCTGAAATAtcataaaattcaatttcttataaaatttgttctttcagataaataaatttttagccCGATATGATTTCTGAATTAAAAGCAGATAATGGAGCAAGGTGTAGAAATCTTGATGTGgtttttaatg
Above is a window of Bombus affinis isolate iyBomAffi1 chromosome 5, iyBomAffi1.2, whole genome shotgun sequence DNA encoding:
- the LOC126916125 gene encoding tubulin polyglutamylase complex subunit 2 — its product is MSFFVDIVTEDSFYENLTLGVVKILESFPYVKNVRVDRRNGCETMAITNWEQRHCVTLPENIRNFYAAIDGFLLQWNLEIAGEEFPVGRMEIGTLSSLKRYANNPKDHQTDSTKQELDTDTHKPDNEVTSNSMTDLENPNSINLQGNDHSCKMFEIARCFPESGMAKVYLLYRMKHEEESPTIWLHREDTNRWYHLANDFTVYFRMMLVHLGLPLWQSCVSGLSLPPWVEQVYFLIGPHLLPSAVEPTETISTTIWNNGPINVIDPAIFKGKEGKQKSSKKK